In Plasmodium gaboni strain SY75 chromosome 14, whole genome shotgun sequence, one genomic interval encodes:
- a CDS encoding hypothetical protein (conserved Plasmodium protein, unknown function), with protein sequence MSQIYLVCVICCLLYYVRCINVQIGNQKYSLCSNKIKKDLLDFYNTLGVLKSDKNLKDNIKKVNLYTKFRKRLYKDRLSVYANVSIKEKGEEVVPVKVVEEKENKENEEKTNILDQEIFTNFMQFNKNNFFCIDELGLDISIPLYKNSGFGANVVYQLPEMVYVNAYTNIYNTIIKGEFNSIDILKRISFFQFFDNFYLNAHYDFKSEKALLNLESKLYEYYNKHGDNISFNNKIIVERNMHNEYDGSVCLSLKYNNNVFTPIFNFKDKTYEYVYDNISGNRKFSVKVDKDRNVHFNYLSFDRVDESNKYFLFFNFIFSNPMQSIITLKREFIF encoded by the exons ATGTCCCAAATATATTTGGTGTGTGTTATTTGTTGTCTGTTGTATTATGTGCGATGTATAAATGTGCAAATAGGTAATCAGAAGTATAGTTTATGCTctaataaaattaaaaaagattTGTTAGATTTTTATAATACCTTGGGTGTATTAAAATCAGATAAGAATTTAAAAgacaatataaaaaaagtaaattTGTATACTAAATTTCGAAAaagattatataaagatagATTAAGTGTATATGCAAATGTTAgtataaaagaaaaaggaGAAGAAGTAGTACCAGTTAAAGTCGttgaagaaaaagaaaataaagaaaatgaagaaaagACTAATATATTAGATCAAGAAATATTTACTAATTTTATGcaatttaataaaaataattttttttgtatagATGAATTAGGTTTAGATATTAGTATTCccttatataaaaatagtGGTTTTGGCGCTAATGTAGTTTATCAATTACCTGAAATGGTTTATGTTAATGCAtacacaaatatatataatacaataaTTAAAGGAGAATTTAATAGTATAGATATTTTGAAAAGAATCAGTTTTTTTCAGTTCTTTGATAATTTCTATTTAAATGCACATTATGATTTTAAAAGTGAAAAAGCTCTTTTAAATTTAGAAAGTAAActatatgaatattataataaacacggtgataatattagttttaataacaaaattattGTTGAGAGAAATATGCATAATGAATATGATGGTTCTGTATGCCTCTCTTTAAAGTATAACAATAATGTCTTTACCCCTATATTTAATTTCAAGGACAA gaCCTATGAATATgtttatgataatataagCGGAAATAGAAAATTCAGTGTAAAAGTAGATAAAGACAGAAATGtacattttaattatttatcTTTCGATAGAGTAGACgaatcaaataaatatttcttatttttcaattttatattttctaatCCTATGCAGTCAATAATTACATTAAAGCGTGAATTCATTTTctaa
- a CDS encoding hypothetical protein (conserved Plasmodium protein, unknown function) encodes MNKVQILKKHVVNSNIFLSRMFSYSINLLKSSNLNKGYKNKIIEERENFIKINNTGYKLVTDTNESLFLNDNIFIYNVKKNTNENLNSENQDKKVLHFWNRSPGARYPKKANNGARPDCRSVRKIRKRLKTGK; translated from the exons atgaataaagtacaaatattaaaaaagcATGTGGTCAAtagtaatatttttttaagtCGTATGTTCTCATATTCAATTAATTTGTTAAAATCCTcaaatttaaataaaggatataaaaacaaaattatagaagaaagagaaaattttataaaaataaataatacagGATACAAATTAGTAACAGATACGAATGAATCCTTATTTTTAAAcgataatatttttatttataatgtaaaaaaaaatacaaatgaaaatttaaataGTGAAAATCAGGATAAAAAGGTATTACATTTTTGGAATAGGAGTCCTGGGGCTAGATACCCTAAGAAg GCAAATAATGGAGCACGCCCAGATTGTCGATCAGTGAGAAAAATTAGAAAGAGACTAAAAACAGGCAAATGA
- a CDS encoding putative ankyrin-repeat protein, which translates to MFNYESILINEDVVSEMTIEDAKKLKPYWNVQIANFKKSSKEPMFTLLQMAILLNKKDIVGYLLARRGLDINALSRNNQTALMIACDKKVPLDWIEAILKRGGDLGINIKDDYEQTALDKCNFNSKAYHLLLKYGAIEKKNGVKGKGATTKSSKFGESLWLNVCGCGSRYYK; encoded by the exons atgtttAATTATGAAAGTATATTGATTAATGAAGATGTTGTATCAG AAATGACCATAGAAGACGCAAAAAAGTTAAAGCCTTATTGGAATGTGCAAATAGCcaattttaaaaaaag TTCAAAAGAACCAATGTTTACATTATTGCAAATGGCTATATTACTAAACAAAAAAGATATCGTTGGATATTTACTAGCCAGAAGAGGTTTAGATATTAATGCATTGAGCAGAAACAACCAAACAGCTTTAATGATAGCATGTGATAAAAAA GTACCATTAGATTGGATTGAAGCTATTTTAAAAAGAGGAGGAGATTTAggaataaatataaaagatgaTTATGAACAAACAGCTTTAGATAAATGTAATTTTAATTCAAAAG CTTATCATTTGCTTTTAAAATATGGAGCTATAGAAaag AAAAATGGTGTCAAGGGGAAGGGTGCTACg ACAAAGTCTAGCAAATTCGGAGAAAGCTTATGGCTCAATGTTTGTGGATGTGGTTCAAGATATTACAAATAA
- a CDS encoding rhoptry-associated protein 1 gives MSFYLGSIIIIFHVLFRNVTEGINVNGENNYGKTIVSNDLNLDDYNYWTPINKKEYLNSYEDEFSNESFLENKSSVDDGDINLGDVSGSKSAKRGHARSRARSASAAAILEEDESKDDMEFKASPSFVKTSTPSGTHTSSAKSSPSSTKSSPSSVKSSPSSVKSASPHGESEESTTKTSKRSASVSGIAGAEQEESSAPKNTLTPLEDLLGRGDEIFDYRYSLNNMEENINILKNEGEIVAQKEGFDFDEDMKKNKEERDKALEKIGKETDEEPFMFSDDKFVENQVKDRNVAGSFSRFFSKLNPFKKDEVIEKTEVSKKVYSGISFNLTEENAKTLGVSSTYKEYPETMLYNCPNNSYLFDTMESLKGRLVDIRKRETHVATTFEQHKECLKKMGLLELELNDTECKYGSCIGSFGENHLRLYEFENDLFKYHPNIDYLTLADGYKLQKNHIYELSNVNFCLLNPKTLEEFLKKKEIKDLMGGEDLVKYQENFEKFMSISITCHIESLIYDDIEASQDIAAVLKIVKSKLYVITSGLTYKARKLVYKIFSEIQKNPDDIYEKLTWIYDNIYMFKRYYTSYALQDICTYVELDTTPMVTEMHIYNRIVDYVRYYSSCFKNVIVYNAIMSGIHEKVKHFFKLVPRRNFLLDFHFNSIFEKELKPVRKNSTSHVYYDGTVSAYAYYNLDRRTMVSIINDYFEAKKKELTVIVSRMKTDMLSLQNEESKIPNDKSANSKLATRLMRKFKAEIRDFFKEMRIQYAKLINIRYRSHLKKNYFAFKRLD, from the coding sequence atgagTTTCTATTTGGGTAgcataataattatattcCATGTACTCTTCCGTAATGTCACTGAAGGTATAAATGTAAACGGAGAGAATAACTATGGAAAAACAATAGTTAGTAATGATTTGAATTTAGATGATTACAATTATTGGACAccaataaataaaaaggaatattTAAATTCCTATGAAGATGAATTTTCAAATGAATCCtttttagaaaataaatcTAGTGTTGATGATGGAGATATAAATTTAGGTGATGTAAGTGGAAGCAAAAGTGCTAAAAGAGGACACGCTAGAAGTAGAGCAAGATCTGCATCGGCTGCTGCAATTCTTGAAGAAGATGAGTCAAAAGATGATATGGAATTTAAAGCTTCTCCTTCATTTGTTAAAACCTCTACTCCATCAGGTACACACACATCTAGTGCAAAATCTAGTCCATCTAGTACAAAATCAAGTCCATCAAGTGTAAAATCAAGTCCATCAAGTGTAAAATCAGCAAGTCCACATGGTGAATCTGAAGAAAGTACTACTAAAACATCAAAAAGAAGTGCTTCAGTTTCAGGTATTGCAGGTGCAGAACAAGAAGAAAGTAGTGCACCAAAAAACACACTCACACCATTGGAAGATTTACTTGGTAGGGGGGATGAAATATTTGACTATAGATattcattaaataatatggaagaaaatattaatatacTTAAAAATGAAGGAGAAATAGTTGCACAAAAGGAAGGATTTGATTTTGATGAagatatgaaaaaaaataaagaagaaagaGATAAAGCACTTGAGAAAATAGGAAAAGAAACAGATGAAGAACCATTTATGTTTTCAGATGATAAATTTGTTGAAAATCAAGTAAAAGATAGAAATGTTGCTGGATCCTTTTCTAGATTTTTCAGTAAATTAAATCCATTTAAGAAAGACGAAGTAATAGAAAAAACTGAAGTATCAAAGAAGGTATATTCAGGTATAAGTTTTAATCTAACTGAAGAAAATGCTAAAACATTAGGTGTCAGTTCAACCTATAAAGAATATCCAGAAACCATGTTATATAACTGTCCAAACAATTCCTATTTATTTGATACTATGGAATCATTAAAAGGAAGATTAGTTGATATTAGAAAAAGAGAAACTCACGTAGCAACAACTTTCGAACAACATAAAGaatgtttaaaaaaaatgggTTTACTTGAACTTGAATTAAATGATACAGAATGTAAATACGGTTCATGTATCGGTAGCTTTGGAGAAAACCATCTTAGATTATATGAATTTGAAAATGACTTATTTAAATATCATCCAAATATTGATTACTTAACTTTAGCTGATGGATataaattacaaaaaaatcatatatatgaattatcCAATGTAAACTTTTGTTTATTAAATCCTAAAACATTAGAagaatttttaaaaaaaaaagaaatcaAGGATCTTATGGGTGGTGAAGATCTTGTAAAATATCAAGAAAATTTTGAGAAGTTTATGAGTATATCTATAACATGTCATATTGAatctttaatatatgatgatattGAAGCTTCTCAAGATATTGCTGCTGTTTTAAAAATTGTTAAAAgtaaattatatgtaataacATCAGGTTTAACATATAAAGCAAGAAAATTggtatataaaatttttagcgaaattcaaaaaaatcCAGATGATATCtatgaaaaattaacatggatttatgataatatctatatgtttaaaagatattataCTTCATATGCTTTACAAgatatatgtacatatgTTGAACTTGATACAACTCCAATGGTTACCGAAATGCATATTTATAACAGAATAGTGGATTATGTTCGTTATTATAGTTCATGctttaaaaatgttattGTTTATAATGCTATAATGTCTGGTATACATGAAAAAGTAAAACATTTCTTTAAATTAGTACCAAGACGTAACTTCCTACTCGATTTTCACTTTAATTCCATTTTtgaaaaagaattaaaacCAGTCAGAAAAAATAGTACCTCACATGTTTATTATGATGGAACCGTTTCAGCATATGCTTATTATAACTTAGATAGAAGAACTATGGTTAGTATTATTAATGATTATTTCGAAgcaaagaaaaaagaattaaCTGTTATAGTATCTCGTATGAAAACAGATATGCTCAGTCTTCAAAATGAAGAATCAAAAATACCAAATGACAAAAGTGCAAATTCAAAACTAGCTACAAGATTAATGAGAAAATTCAAGGCTGAAATCAGAGACTTCTTTAAAGAAATGCGTATACAATATGCTAAGTTAATCAACATACGTTACAGATCTCACTTAAAGAAAAACTACTTTGCCTTCAAGAGATTAGATTAA
- a CDS encoding putative ribosome maturation protein SBDS, translating into MVGALFQPINQVKFTNVAIVKYKYKGKKFEIACYKNKIIDWKNGTELNIDDVLQSNLIFTNISKGEIAKKSELNSCFQSDDNYKICKTILEKGTLQISNKERAILKEKIYKDMIEILHEMSVNPQTGYPISTNMIESMVKNIGYSINIDDSAKKQALKVFDTLSKEYDDIIQRAFMRIQIIYDDIIKDELINLLNTNNVIIEEENIMNNIKREDNAKSKDNEIYSYYNNNINEEKGCHLNDVNDVNDVNDVDSNLEFKENNKSDNTNNIDNVIHSNIKLKNVVKENSHISIDDEICVDEEIQIKNIKDRTNNSMSDNINDNVNDSVSSSMNNNTHNSLDDNIECEDNIYNKYENNNISNEDKIRKKNIESNNIVEEKHLNIEKNENDDTFSDHLSDRYKISGKKKSKYEKEKEKKDRHIETYKIVFLCYPCVYRSIEDFTKAHKKNCSNKILNNNVKIVTSNKKKETNVNRDMETQTSETKNDDDNNKNKNNKKNKHNKNSKNNKNNYNDDNSIKNEVSEEDNIKSSNKKDRKNKSKNKKDQIITKTKDDIKNNNNKFNDEKNQNKNYIYNNDNISNHKKEINNNNNNKLNSAEVIMCTSCLTPIEKSNYKLHCRSDFHVYNVKRKYKKLPPISLEEYREIDFDVSHFHVDM; encoded by the exons ATGGTGGGAGCATTATTTCAGCCAATCAATCAAGTGAAATTTACGAATGTTGCTATAgtgaaatataaatataaaggCAAAAAGTTTGAAATAGCTTGttacaaaaataaaattattgaTTGGAAAAATg GAACGGAATTAAATATAGATGATGTTCTTCAGTctaatttaatttttacCAATATATCCAAAGGGGAAATAGCTAAAAAGTCAGAATTAAATTCTTGTTTTCAATCAGAcgataattataaaatatgtaaaacTATTTTGGAGAAAg GCACCCTACAAATAAGTAACAAAGAAAGAGCCATActaaaagaaaaaatttacaaGGATATGATTGAGATATTGCATGAAATGAGTGTAAACCCTCAGACAGGGTACCCTATTTCAACAAATATGATTGAAA gTATGGTTAAAAATATTGGATACAGCATAAATATTGATGATAGCGCAAAAAAACAAGCACTAAAAGTCTTCGACACCTTAAGTAAAgaatatgatgatataattCAAAGAGCCTTTATGCGgattcaaataatatatgatgatataattAAAGACGAATTAATAAATCTTTTAAACACGAATAATGTCATTATTGAAGaggaaaatattatgaataatataaaaagagaAGATAATGCAAAATCTAAGGATAATGAAATATACagttattataataataatataaatgaagaaaaagGATGTCATCTAAATGATGTAAATGATGTAAATGATGTAAATGATGTAGATAGTAATTTAgaatttaaagaaaataataaatcaGATAACACAAATAACATTGATAATGTAATACATTctaatattaaattaaaaaatgttgTTAAGGAAAATAGTCATATATCTATAGATGATGAAATATGTGTGGACGAAGaaattcaaataaaaaacataaaagATAGAACGAATAATTCTATGTctgataatataaatgataatgtAAATGATAGTGTGTCTAGTAgtatgaataataatacacaTAATAGTTTAGACGATAATATAGAATGTGaagataatatttataacaaatatgagaataataatatatctaatgaggataaaataagaaaaaaaaacatcgagagtaataatattgtggaagaaaaacatttaaatattgaaaaaaacGAAAACGATGATACATTTTCTGACCACTTAAGTGATCGTTATAAAATAAGtgggaaaaaaaaatccaaatatgaaaaagaaaaagaaaaaaaagacaGACACATagaaacatataaaattgtatttttatgttatcCATGTGTATATAGATCTATTGAAGATTTCACAAAAGCccataaaaaaaattgctccaataaaattttaaataataatgtaaaaatTGTTACAtcaaacaaaaaaaaagaaactAATGTCAATAGAGATATGGAAACTCAAACCAGTGAAACcaaaaatgatgatgataataataaaaataaaaataacaaaaaaaataaacataacaaaaatagcaaaaacaataaaaataattataatgatgataatagTATTAAGAATGAAGTGAGTGAGGAAGATAACATCAAAAGTAGTAATAAGAAAgatagaaaaaataaaagtaaaaataaaaaggatcaaattataacaaaaactaaagatgatataaaaaataataataataaatttaatgatgagaaaaatcaaaataaaaattatatttataataatgataatattagcaatcataaaaaggaaataaataataacaataataacaaaTTAAATTCAGCTGAAGTTATTATGTGCACTAGTTGTTTAACCCCAATCGAAAAAAGTAATTATAAATTGCATTGCAGAAGCGATTTTCATGTATATAATGTCaaaaggaaatataaaaaattacCACCGATTTCATTAGAAGAATATAGAGAAATAGATTTTGACGTCTCTCATTTTCACGTTGATATGTGA
- a CDS encoding putative eukaryotic translation initiation factor 2 gamma subunit, protein MNINEKDKLAEQNLETLDVTKLTPLSEDVISRQATINLGTIGHVAHGKSTLVHAISGVHTVRFKHEKERNITIKLGYANAKIYKCTNPDCLPPECYKSYESSKEDNPICPRKDCNHEMKLLRHVSFVDCPGHDILMATMLNGAAVMDAALLLVAGNESCPQPQTSEHLAAVEIMRLKHILILQNKVELIKEEQALKQQEEIRNFVSGTAADSAPIIPISAVLKYNIDVVCEYIVTQISIPKRDFISSPHMIVIRSFDVNKPGEDIETLQGGVAGGSILHGVLKVGDKIEIRPGIISKDDKGEITCRPIISQILSMFAENNNLKYAVPGGLIGVGTKIDPILTRADRLVGQVIGHLNKLPDCFAEIEISYYLLRRLLGVKSQDGEKNTKVAKLKNGEFLMINIGSTSIGCRVTGIKTELAKLELTGPVCTKIGDKIALSRRVDKHWRLIGWGQINKGKPLELQEPI, encoded by the coding sequence atgaatataaatgaaaaggATAAATTAGCTGAGCAGAATTTAGAAACTTTAGATGTAACTAAATTGACACCATTAAGTGAAGATGTTATAAGCAGACAAGCTACAATAAATTTAGGTACCATTGGTCATGTGGCTCATGGAAAATCAACCTTAGTTCATGCAATATCTGGTGTTCATACAGTTAGATTTAAGCATGAGAAGGAGAGaaatattactattaaATTAGGATATGCAAATGcaaagatatataaatgtacAAACCCAGATTGCTTACCACCTGAATGTTATAAATCATATGAAAGTAGTAAAGAAGATAATCCAATATGCCCACGTAAAGATTGTAATCATGaaatgaaattattaaGACATGTATCATTTGTAGATTGTCCAGGGCATGATATTTTAATGGCAACTATGTTAAATGGTGCAGCTGTTATGGATGCTGCTTTATTATTAGTAGCTGGTAACGAATCATGTCCTCAACCTCAAACCTCTGAACATTTAGCTGCTGTAGAAATTATGAGATTAAAACACATATTaattttacaaaataaagTAGAATTAATTAAAGAAGAACAAGCATTAAAACAACAAGAAGAAATTAGAAATTTTGTTTCAGGAACAGCAGCTGATAGTGCTCCAATTATTCCTATCAGTGCTGTCCTAAAGTATAATATTGATGTAGTTTGTGAATATATTGTTACTCAAATTAGTATACCTAAAAGAGATTTTATATCATCTCCACATATGATTGTTATTCGTTCATTTGATGTGAACAAACCTGGTGAAGATATTGAAACCTTACAAGGTGGTGTAGCAGGTGGTAGTATATTACATGGTGTTTTAAAAGTTGGAGATAAAATTGAAATTAGACCTGGTATTATATCAAAAGATGATAAAGGAGAAATAACTTGTAGACCTATTATTTCACAAATTCTTTCCATGTTTGcagaaaataataatctaAAATATGCCGTACCAGGAGGACTTATTGGTGTTGGTACTAAAATTGATCCTATCTTAACAAGAGCTGATCGTTTAGTTGGTCAAGTTATCGGACATCTAAATAAATTACCTGACTGCTTCGCTGAAATTGAAATATCTTATTACTTATTAAGAAGATTATTAGGTGTTAAATCACAAGATGGAGAAAAAAATACCAAAGTTGCTAAACTTAAAAACGGAGAATTCCTTATGATCAACATCGGTTCTACTTCTATTGGTTGTAGAGTTACTGGAATAAAAACTGAACTAGCCAAATTAGAATTAACTGGACCAGTATGTACCAAAATTGGAGATAAAATTGCTCTCAGTAGAAGAGTTGATAAACATTGGCGTTTAATTGGATGGGGACAAATTAATAAGGGAAAACCCTTGGAACTTCAAGAACCTATTTGA